In Colius striatus isolate bColStr4 unplaced genomic scaffold, bColStr4.1.hap1 scaffold_213, whole genome shotgun sequence, the following are encoded in one genomic region:
- the LOC133629177 gene encoding uncharacterized protein LOC133629177, which yields MRPMHACVRVMRSCQLPVDPIPWKGAAKQLLVLRAVRLSREGPAPNQVLRSARVIGRVDAPHACVCPCDALVSAPSRPHSLERSSEVAPRPQGRSAKSGGSCTQSARVIGRVDAPHACVCPCDALVSAPSRPHSLERSSEAAPRPQGRSAKSGGSCTQSARVIGRVDAPHACVCPCDALVSAPSRPHSLERSSEVAPRPQGRSAKSGGSCTQSGTAISPCHQPRRCAPCMRVSV from the exons atgcgccccatgcatgcgtgtgtccgtgtgatgcgctcgtgtcagctcccagtcgaccccattccctggaaaggagcagcgaagcagctcctcgtcctcagggccgttcggctaagtcgggagggtcctgcacccaatcaggtactgcgatcag cccgcgtcatcggccgcgtcgatgcgccccatgcctgcgtgtgtccgtgtgatgcgctcgtgtcggctcccagtcgaccccattccctggaaaggagcagcgaagtagctcctcgtcctcagggccgttctgctaagtcgggagggtcctgcacccaatcag cccgtgtcatcggccgcgtcgatgcgccccatgcatgcgtgtgtccgtgtgatgcgctcgtgtcagctcccagtcgaccccattccctggaaaggagcagcgaagcagctcctcgtcctcagggccgttcggctaagtcgggagggtcctgcacccaatcag cccgcgtcatcggccgcgtcgatgcgccccatgcctgcgtgtgtccgtgtgatgcgctcgtgtcggctcccagtcgaccccattccctggaaaggagcagcgaagtagctcctcgtcctcagggccgttctgctaagtcgggagggtcctgcacccaatcaggtactgcgatcag